In Ferribacterium limneticum, a genomic segment contains:
- a CDS encoding YchJ family protein, whose product MKDIDACPCGSGRRYAECCGQLHFSAKNEMTPEALMRSRYSAYVLKLADYLLASWHPSTRPASMDLAEDDGTKWLGLEIKRCAQQDENHATVEFVARYRIAGRGHRLHEISRFVREDGRWFYVDGDIDPGTITA is encoded by the coding sequence ATGAAAGACATCGACGCCTGCCCCTGCGGCAGCGGCAGGCGTTATGCCGAATGCTGCGGTCAACTGCATTTTTCGGCCAAAAATGAAATGACGCCCGAGGCGCTCATGCGTTCGCGCTACAGCGCCTACGTACTCAAGCTGGCAGATTACCTGCTGGCCAGCTGGCATCCATCGACCCGCCCGGCCAGCATGGACCTGGCCGAAGACGACGGCACCAAATGGCTCGGGCTGGAGATCAAACGCTGCGCGCAGCAGGATGAAAATCACGCCACCGTCGAATTCGTCGCTCGCTACCGCATCGCCGGACGCGGCCATCGGCTGCACGAAATCAGCCGCTTCGTCCGCGAAGACGGCCGCTGGTTCTATGTCGATGGCGACATTGATCCAGGCACCATCACCGCTTGA
- a CDS encoding recombination-associated protein RdgC: MWFRNLQLYRLPTPWNIDLAKFDEQLARGPFVKCPSNQPMSRGWVSPRRDGALVYSLGQQWMIALSVEQRLLPSSVVNDEVKERAELVEAQQGYAPGRKQLKELRERVTEELMPRAFTRRRTTYVWLDPQNGWFCVDAGSPAKAEEVIEHLRHCLDDFPLTMLHTQVSPQAAMADWLAGGDAPAGFTIDRDCELKAAGEEKAAVRYVRHPLDGDEISVEIKAHLASGKMPTKLALTWDDRISFVLGEKMEIKRLAFLDLLKEEAEKSAEHADEQFDADFALMTGELSRFLPQLLDALGGEVVEEK; the protein is encoded by the coding sequence ATGTGGTTCCGTAATCTCCAGCTTTACCGCCTGCCGACGCCGTGGAATATCGACCTCGCCAAATTTGATGAACAACTGGCCCGCGGCCCGTTCGTGAAGTGCCCGAGCAACCAGCCGATGAGCCGGGGCTGGGTATCGCCGCGCCGCGATGGCGCGCTGGTCTATTCGCTCGGCCAGCAGTGGATGATTGCCCTGAGCGTCGAGCAGCGCCTGCTGCCGTCGTCGGTGGTCAATGACGAGGTCAAGGAACGCGCCGAACTGGTCGAAGCCCAGCAGGGTTACGCCCCGGGCCGCAAACAGCTCAAGGAACTGCGCGAGCGTGTCACGGAAGAACTCATGCCGCGCGCCTTCACTCGCCGCCGCACGACCTACGTCTGGCTTGATCCGCAAAACGGCTGGTTCTGCGTCGATGCCGGTAGCCCGGCCAAGGCCGAAGAGGTCATCGAGCATCTGCGTCATTGCCTCGACGACTTCCCGCTGACCATGCTCCATACCCAGGTTTCGCCACAAGCGGCGATGGCCGATTGGCTGGCTGGCGGCGACGCCCCGGCCGGCTTCACCATCGACCGCGATTGCGAACTGAAGGCGGCCGGCGAAGAAAAGGCGGCCGTACGTTACGTTCGTCATCCGCTCGATGGTGACGAGATCAGTGTCGAGATCAAGGCCCATCTGGCCAGCGGCAAGATGCCGACCAAGCTGGCCCTGACCTGGGATGACCGCATTTCCTTCGTCCTCGGCGAAAAGATGGAAATCAAGCGCCTCGCCTTCCTCGACCTGCTCAAGGAAGAAGCCGAGAAATCGGCCGAACACGCCGACGAGCAGTTCGACGCCGATTTCGCGCTGATGACCGGCGAACTGTCGCGTTTCCTGCCGCAACTGCTCGACGCGCTGGGCGGCGAGGTCGTCGAAGAAAAATGA
- a CDS encoding c-type cytochrome: MKTTKIASAGLLLPFLVIALSSAPASAADRSGKEVVDTVCAACHTTGKDGAPKIGDQAAWAERAAKGLDKLTQNAISGVRNMPAHGGQAALSDLEMTRAVGYMVSGGKAADAKKAAKAAKSRTGEQVVKERCQECHTSGKQGAPKLGDMNDWKPRLQNGVDPLIKSAINGHNSMPARGGLANLSDVEMKAAVEFMVSKTGGAAPAK, encoded by the coding sequence ATGAAAACAACGAAAATTGCTTCCGCTGGTTTGTTGCTTCCCTTCCTGGTAATTGCGCTGTCTTCTGCCCCGGCATCGGCCGCTGATCGTTCCGGCAAGGAAGTCGTCGATACGGTCTGTGCCGCCTGCCATACGACCGGCAAGGATGGCGCTCCCAAGATCGGCGATCAGGCAGCCTGGGCCGAACGCGCCGCCAAGGGCCTGGACAAGTTGACGCAGAATGCCATCAGTGGCGTTCGCAACATGCCGGCCCACGGCGGTCAGGCCGCGTTGTCCGATCTCGAGATGACCCGCGCCGTCGGTTACATGGTCAGCGGCGGCAAGGCCGCCGATGCGAAGAAGGCCGCCAAGGCCGCGAAGTCGCGTACTGGCGAACAGGTGGTCAAGGAACGCTGCCAGGAATGTCACACCAGTGGCAAACAGGGCGCGCCGAAACTGGGTGACATGAACGACTGGAAACCGCGTCTGCAAAATGGCGTCGATCCTTTGATCAAGTCCGCGATCAACGGCCACAACTCGATGCCGGCCCGTGGTGGTCTGGCCAATCTGAGCGATGTCGAAATGAAGGCCGCCGTCGAGTTCATGGTCAGCAAGACGGGCGGCGCTGCACCGGCCAAGTAA
- the trmB gene encoding tRNA (guanosine(46)-N7)-methyltransferase TrmB, with translation MSDTPLIQPAAVGEGVYEEGREGYGHIKSYVRRAGRMSSAQENYYAEMMPKIGVVYVPQPIDLATVYGRNAPKILEIGTGMGETTAKIADANRDNDYLGVEVHVPGVGALCKQIAERELSNLRICQHDAVEVVRDMLPEASLDGVHVFFPDPWHKARHNKRRLIQSPFVALLASRLKPGGYFHCATDWEEYAHQMLEVLSAEPTLANSADGFAPRPEYRPLTKFENRGIRLGHGVWDVIFRKK, from the coding sequence ATGAGCGATACCCCCCTGATTCAACCGGCCGCCGTCGGCGAAGGCGTCTACGAAGAAGGCCGTGAGGGCTATGGCCACATCAAGAGCTACGTCCGCCGCGCCGGCCGCATGTCGTCGGCGCAGGAAAACTACTACGCCGAGATGATGCCGAAGATCGGCGTCGTCTATGTCCCGCAGCCCATCGACCTTGCTACGGTCTACGGTCGAAATGCCCCGAAAATCCTCGAAATCGGCACCGGCATGGGTGAAACCACGGCCAAGATTGCCGACGCCAACCGCGATAACGATTACCTCGGCGTCGAAGTGCATGTGCCGGGCGTTGGCGCGCTGTGCAAGCAGATCGCCGAGCGTGAGCTGAGCAACCTGCGCATCTGCCAGCATGACGCCGTCGAAGTCGTCCGCGACATGCTGCCCGAAGCTTCGCTCGACGGCGTGCACGTTTTCTTCCCCGATCCATGGCACAAGGCGCGCCACAACAAACGCCGGCTGATCCAGTCGCCCTTCGTCGCGCTGCTTGCCTCGCGCCTCAAGCCGGGCGGCTATTTCCACTGCGCCACCGACTGGGAAGAGTACGCCCACCAGATGCTGGAAGTGCTCTCGGCCGAACCGACTTTGGCCAACAGCGCCGACGGTTTTGCGCCGCGCCCCGAATACCGCCCGCTGACCAAATTCGAGAACCGCGGTATCCGCCTCGGTCATGGCGTTTGGGACGTGATTTTCCGCAAAAAATAG
- a CDS encoding thiazole synthase codes for MHQLTIAGKAYRSRLLVGTGKYKDFAETRAAIDASGSEIVTVAIRRMNIGQDPSQPNLLDALPPSQFTILPNTAGCYTADDAVRTLRLARELLDGHPLCKLEVLGDPTSLFPNMPETLKAAETLVKDGFHVMVYCSDDPIQAKMLEEIGCVAVMPLASLIGSGMGILNPWNLRLIIDNAKVPVIVDAGVGTASDAAIAMELGCDGVLMNTAIAHAKNPVLMASAMKKGVEAGREAFLAGRMPRKLYSADPSSPTSGLIGS; via the coding sequence ATGCATCAATTGACTATCGCCGGTAAGGCGTACCGTTCCCGTTTGCTGGTCGGCACCGGCAAGTACAAGGATTTCGCCGAAACCCGGGCGGCCATCGACGCCTCCGGTTCGGAGATCGTCACCGTGGCGATACGCCGCATGAACATCGGCCAGGACCCGAGCCAGCCCAATCTGCTCGACGCTCTGCCGCCCTCGCAATTCACCATCCTGCCCAATACCGCCGGCTGCTACACCGCCGACGACGCCGTGCGCACCCTGCGTCTGGCCCGCGAACTGCTCGACGGCCACCCGCTGTGCAAGCTCGAAGTCCTCGGCGACCCGACCAGTCTCTTCCCGAACATGCCGGAAACCCTAAAGGCCGCTGAAACCCTGGTCAAGGATGGCTTTCATGTCATGGTCTACTGCTCGGACGATCCCATTCAGGCCAAGATGCTCGAAGAAATCGGCTGCGTCGCGGTCATGCCGCTCGCTTCGCTGATCGGCTCCGGCATGGGCATCCTCAATCCGTGGAACCTGCGCCTGATCATCGACAACGCCAAGGTGCCGGTCATTGTCGATGCCGGTGTCGGTACGGCGTCTGACGCTGCTATCGCCATGGAACTCGGCTGCGACGGCGTGCTGATGAACACCGCCATTGCCCACGCCAAGAACCCCGTTCTCATGGCCAGCGCCATGAAGAAAGGCGTTGAAGCGGGCCGCGAGGCTTTTCTGGCCGGCCGTATGCCGCGCAAACTCTACTCGGCCGACCCGTCGTCGCCGACTTCCGGATTGATCGGCTCATGA
- the thiS gene encoding sulfur carrier protein ThiS, which produces MLELKINGEARQFSEALTVTGLIEQLGYTGKRIAVERNGEIVPKSQHATTALVSGDQLEIVVAVGGG; this is translated from the coding sequence ATGCTAGAACTCAAGATCAACGGCGAAGCCCGCCAGTTTTCCGAAGCGCTGACCGTGACCGGCTTGATCGAACAACTCGGCTACACCGGCAAGCGCATCGCCGTCGAACGCAACGGCGAAATCGTCCCCAAGAGCCAGCACGCCACGACGGCGCTGGTGTCGGGCGACCAACTTGAAATTGTCGTCGCCGTCGGCGGCGGCTAA
- a CDS encoding SDR family oxidoreductase gives MTLKVFITGASSGIGEALAVYYAAQGAILGLAARRNEFLEALNQRLGGQHACYALDVSDAPALHAAATDFIARFGAPDIIIANAGVSAGTLTEFEEDLAAFRRIMDINVFGMAATFAPFIPAMKAAAGEKRLVGIASVAGIRGLPGAEAYSASKAAAIAYLESLRLEMRPYGIKVVTIAPGYIETPMTEINPYKMPFLLPVDQAASRFAAVIARGTSYSVIPWPMGVVAKILRVLPNWLYDSLFTSAPRKPRGLLK, from the coding sequence TTGACGCTTAAAGTCTTCATCACAGGCGCCTCGTCGGGAATCGGCGAGGCGCTTGCCGTTTACTACGCCGCCCAGGGCGCCATTCTGGGCCTGGCGGCGCGGCGAAACGAATTTCTCGAGGCATTGAACCAGCGTCTGGGCGGTCAGCATGCCTGTTACGCGCTCGATGTCAGCGATGCGCCGGCCCTGCATGCCGCTGCTACCGATTTCATTGCCCGCTTCGGCGCGCCGGACATCATCATCGCCAACGCCGGAGTCTCAGCCGGAACGCTTACCGAATTCGAGGAAGACCTCGCGGCCTTTCGCCGGATCATGGACATCAACGTCTTTGGCATGGCGGCCACCTTCGCCCCGTTTATTCCCGCCATGAAGGCGGCGGCCGGCGAGAAACGCCTGGTCGGCATCGCCTCGGTCGCCGGCATTCGCGGTCTGCCCGGTGCCGAGGCCTATTCGGCCTCGAAAGCGGCGGCCATCGCCTACCTGGAAAGCCTGCGCCTCGAAATGCGACCCTACGGCATCAAGGTCGTCACCATTGCGCCGGGCTACATCGAAACGCCGATGACCGAAATCAATCCCTACAAAATGCCGTTCCTGCTGCCGGTCGATCAGGCGGCATCCCGTTTCGCCGCGGTGATCGCCCGTGGCACCAGCTATTCGGTCATTCCCTGGCCAATGGGTGTCGTCGCCAAAATCCTGCGCGTCCTGCCCAACTGGCTATACGATAGCCTGTTCACAAGCGCCCCGCGCAAGCCGCGCGGCTTGTTAAAATAG
- a CDS encoding thiol:disulfide interchange protein DsbA/DsbL, which produces MKDARRSFVGSVFALFFGLTVAMPSFAQGPAYTPISPAQPTEDAAKIEVLEFFSYGCPHCADFNPLLTAWAAKLPADVVVKKVPITFGRAAWANIAKLYYALEITGDLHRLEGEVFRAIHGERVNLFDERTLTEWVVKKGVDAKKFGETFNSFGVMSKVKRADQMAQAYKIQGVPALAVDGKFLIGDMGFNEKLAVADKLIAQARSEKSKGAGKK; this is translated from the coding sequence ATGAAGGATGCACGTCGCAGTTTCGTCGGTTCCGTTTTTGCCCTTTTTTTCGGGTTGACCGTAGCAATGCCGTCGTTTGCTCAGGGCCCGGCCTATACACCGATCAGCCCGGCCCAGCCGACTGAGGATGCGGCGAAAATCGAAGTCCTCGAGTTTTTCAGCTACGGCTGCCCGCATTGCGCCGATTTCAATCCGCTGCTGACGGCTTGGGCCGCCAAGCTGCCGGCCGACGTGGTCGTCAAGAAGGTGCCGATCACCTTCGGGCGCGCTGCCTGGGCCAATATCGCCAAGCTCTACTACGCGCTGGAAATCACCGGCGACCTGCATCGTCTTGAGGGCGAGGTCTTCCGGGCGATTCATGGCGAGCGCGTCAATCTGTTCGACGAAAGAACGCTGACCGAATGGGTCGTCAAGAAGGGTGTGGACGCCAAGAAATTCGGCGAAACCTTCAACTCCTTCGGTGTCATGAGCAAGGTCAAGCGTGCCGACCAGATGGCGCAGGCTTACAAGATCCAGGGTGTGCCGGCTTTGGCAGTCGATGGCAAGTTCCTGATCGGCGACATGGGCTTCAACGAGAAGCTGGCTGTTGCCGACAAGTTGATCGCTCAGGCGCGCAGCGAGAAATCCAAGGGCGCCGGCAAGAAATAA
- a CDS encoding SPOR domain-containing protein, with protein sequence MSRDMKPRKSQPAKKKAAGGTLVGMFIGLVIGIGMAAGVVWYLNKSPLPFVERAQPPARGDAANGKNGQPSQPLALPGKPGDPIPEKRFQFYDILPGKADAVPDKVPKPDAKKEEPKKEDKKEDSKESKTPLFLQAGSFSTAQDADNQKAKLAFMGIEAVVQQVMIQDKTFYRVRVGPYTKIDELNKVRAELAKSGVEAQLAK encoded by the coding sequence ATGAGTCGCGATATGAAGCCCCGCAAGAGCCAGCCGGCGAAAAAGAAGGCGGCTGGCGGTACGCTGGTCGGCATGTTCATTGGTCTGGTCATCGGCATCGGCATGGCGGCGGGCGTCGTCTGGTACCTCAACAAGTCACCGCTGCCTTTTGTCGAGCGGGCGCAGCCGCCGGCCCGGGGCGATGCGGCCAATGGCAAGAACGGTCAGCCGAGCCAGCCGCTGGCGCTGCCCGGCAAGCCGGGCGATCCGATTCCGGAAAAACGCTTCCAGTTCTACGACATCCTGCCTGGCAAGGCCGATGCGGTGCCCGACAAGGTACCCAAGCCGGACGCCAAAAAGGAAGAGCCGAAGAAGGAGGACAAGAAGGAAGACTCCAAGGAGTCGAAAACACCGCTCTTCCTGCAGGCCGGTTCGTTCAGTACGGCGCAGGACGCTGACAACCAAAAGGCCAAGCTCGCGTTTATGGGTATAGAGGCCGTTGTCCAGCAGGTCATGATTCAGGACAAGACCTTCTATCGGGTCCGTGTCGGTCCGTACACCAAGATAGATGAATTGAACAAAGTCCGTGCCGAGCTTGCCAAATCAGGCGTTGAAGCCCAACTTGCCAAATAG
- the argS gene encoding arginine--tRNA ligase, giving the protein MPLDVKSQLTALLQQALASVAPTATDTPIQLERPRDPTHGDFATNLAMQLAKALKKNPREIAQQLVNELPVSALVTKAEVAGAGFINFTLDAGAKTSVVKAVLAEGENFGRSTLGGWQKVQVEFVSANPTGPLHVGHGRGAAYGASLSNLLTFAGWDVTREYYVNDAGRQMDILGLSTWLRYLEQNGVDVPFLPNAYQGDYVRDMAKQMSAAHGTKFVRPAADVLAGTPGLPDAERADDEAKRQRDQHLDALIANAKTLLGADWPYVHQHALSEQLADGRNDLEEFGVHFDVWFSEQALFDTGLVARCVDLLEKNGHLYVQNGARWFRSTTFGDEKDRVVQRENGLYTYFASDIAYHLNKFERGFDKVINIWGADHHGYISRVNGAITALGLDAGKLQVALVQFAVLYRNGQKASMSTRSGEFVTLRELRSEVGNDACRFFYALRKSDQHLDFDLDLAKSQTNENPVYYIQYAHARICSVVNQWAGDQATLEDANLSLLSNPRELAIASKLTEFRDLIDNAARELAPHLIAFYLKDLAGEFHGWYNAERMLVDDAAMRDARVALAVAVRQTIRNGLTILGVSCPESM; this is encoded by the coding sequence ATGCCCCTAGACGTCAAATCCCAGCTGACCGCCCTCCTGCAACAGGCGCTGGCCAGCGTTGCACCGACTGCAACCGATACCCCCATTCAACTTGAGCGGCCGCGCGATCCGACGCACGGTGACTTCGCGACCAACCTGGCCATGCAGTTGGCCAAGGCGCTGAAGAAAAACCCGCGTGAGATTGCCCAGCAGTTGGTCAACGAATTGCCGGTGTCGGCGCTGGTTACCAAGGCTGAGGTGGCTGGGGCCGGCTTCATCAATTTCACCCTTGATGCCGGCGCCAAGACGAGCGTCGTCAAGGCGGTGCTGGCCGAGGGCGAGAATTTCGGGCGGTCTACACTCGGTGGCTGGCAAAAGGTGCAGGTCGAGTTCGTTTCGGCCAATCCGACCGGCCCGCTGCACGTCGGCCATGGCCGCGGCGCGGCTTATGGCGCTTCGTTGTCCAACCTGCTGACCTTTGCCGGCTGGGATGTGACCCGCGAGTATTACGTCAATGACGCCGGTCGGCAGATGGACATCCTGGGCTTGTCGACCTGGCTGCGTTACCTCGAGCAGAACGGCGTCGATGTGCCCTTCCTGCCCAATGCCTATCAGGGCGACTATGTGCGCGATATGGCCAAGCAGATGAGCGCCGCGCACGGCACCAAATTTGTTCGCCCGGCAGCCGACGTGCTGGCCGGAACGCCCGGTTTGCCGGACGCCGAGCGGGCCGACGACGAGGCCAAGCGCCAGCGCGACCAGCACCTCGATGCCCTGATCGCCAACGCCAAGACCTTGCTCGGCGCCGACTGGCCTTATGTCCATCAGCACGCCTTGTCCGAGCAATTGGCCGACGGCCGCAACGATCTGGAGGAGTTCGGCGTTCATTTCGACGTCTGGTTCTCCGAGCAGGCATTGTTCGATACCGGTCTGGTTGCCCGCTGCGTGGATCTGCTCGAAAAGAACGGCCATCTGTACGTTCAGAATGGCGCCCGCTGGTTCAGGTCGACCACGTTTGGCGACGAGAAGGATCGTGTCGTCCAGCGCGAGAACGGCCTCTACACCTATTTCGCTTCGGACATCGCCTATCACCTCAACAAGTTCGAGCGCGGTTTCGACAAGGTCATCAACATCTGGGGCGCCGATCACCACGGTTACATTTCCCGCGTCAATGGCGCGATCACCGCCCTTGGTCTGGATGCCGGCAAGTTGCAAGTGGCGCTCGTCCAGTTCGCCGTGCTCTACCGCAATGGCCAGAAAGCATCGATGTCGACGCGTTCCGGCGAGTTCGTCACCCTGCGCGAATTGCGCAGTGAGGTCGGCAACGATGCTTGCCGTTTCTTCTACGCCCTGCGCAAGTCCGACCAGCACCTCGATTTCGACCTTGATCTGGCCAAGAGCCAGACCAACGAGAACCCGGTTTATTACATCCAGTACGCCCACGCCCGCATCTGTTCGGTGGTCAATCAGTGGGCCGGTGATCAGGCGACGCTGGAAGATGCCAACCTATCGTTGCTCAGCAATCCGCGCGAACTGGCGATTGCCAGCAAGCTGACCGAATTCCGTGACCTGATCGACAACGCTGCCCGCGAACTGGCGCCGCACCTGATTGCCTTCTACCTCAAGGATCTGGCCGGCGAGTTCCATGGCTGGTACAACGCCGAGCGCATGCTGGTTGACGATGCCGCCATGCGCGATGCCCGCGTCGCCCTGGCCGTCGCCGTTCGCCAGACGATACGCAATGGTCTGACCATTCTGGGCGTCAGCTGTCCGGAATCCATGTAA
- a CDS encoding DNA-deoxyinosine glycosylase — protein MDLSHGFPPVADPSARVLVLGSLPGKASLNAQEYYANRQNAFWRIMGDLIGAGPDLPYAQRLESLRSAGIALWDVIAAGERPSSLDADIVKDSVRVNDFLAFFAVHRGIRRVFFNGGAAEATFRRYVLPTLPGADLQLIRLPSTSPAHAASRYADKLAAWSAIVAPAK, from the coding sequence ATGGACTTGAGTCACGGCTTTCCGCCGGTTGCCGATCCGTCGGCGCGGGTGCTCGTTCTCGGCAGTCTTCCCGGCAAGGCCTCGCTCAATGCGCAGGAGTATTACGCCAACCGGCAAAACGCCTTCTGGCGCATCATGGGCGACCTGATCGGCGCCGGCCCCGACCTGCCTTATGCGCAGCGGCTGGAGAGCTTGCGCTCGGCCGGCATCGCGCTGTGGGACGTGATTGCCGCCGGCGAGCGGCCGAGCAGCCTGGATGCCGATATCGTCAAAGACTCGGTTCGTGTTAATGATTTTTTGGCATTTTTTGCTGTTCACCGTGGGATTCGTCGTGTTTTCTTCAATGGAGGGGCAGCCGAGGCGACTTTTCGCCGCTATGTCTTGCCCACCCTGCCGGGGGCGGATTTGCAGTTGATTCGCTTGCCATCGACCAGTCCCGCCCATGCCGCCAGCCGCTACGCAGACAAGCTCGCGGCATGGTCGGCGATTGTTGCGCCGGCCAAATAA
- a CDS encoding GGDEF domain-containing protein: MNEPKHPSVIAREALRRLASSQLAPTPANYQACYNEIANLPNVPAFPEAQLRELLGELPVRNEAQKKQLDRLSAAIAKRSWQGVKESLAAFAQAGESRLHEVGMHALAPALPGEFAGKLARFVECVLPALGEEDSRILSVAGELLLLLRQPAVDIGQVQALFGSLTYQAVFAAEEQVEIKGSLLKLLHLIIENIGELSTDDSWLKGQIDGLLASVAPPLTLRHLDEMERRLRDVMEKQGRAKSRSVEAQAEMRHMLAEFIERLGVMNQSSTEFEGRIEASARQIQQVSRIEDLKPLLDDVIAATHAMAEETAISREQLKGLQEKVVVTEAELIHLHQELDSASALARHDPLTDALNRKGLEEAMDREISSMRRKEAPLSVSLLDIDNFKKLNDSLGHEAGDRALVHLADVARRSMRPSDTLARYGGEEFVVVMPDTKLEQGIEAMARLQRELTKAIYMAGNEKILITFSAGVAQLAVDESATDAIRRADQAMYLAKRAGKNRVMGG, encoded by the coding sequence ATGAACGAACCGAAACATCCCTCCGTTATCGCTCGCGAGGCGCTCAGGCGACTCGCGAGCAGTCAATTGGCCCCGACGCCGGCCAATTACCAGGCTTGCTATAACGAAATCGCCAATCTTCCCAATGTCCCGGCATTTCCGGAGGCGCAACTGCGGGAGCTGCTGGGCGAGTTGCCGGTCCGCAACGAAGCGCAGAAAAAGCAGCTGGACAGGCTTTCTGCCGCGATTGCCAAGCGTAGCTGGCAGGGGGTCAAGGAGTCCTTGGCAGCCTTTGCGCAAGCTGGCGAGTCGCGCCTCCATGAGGTCGGTATGCATGCCCTGGCGCCAGCCCTGCCGGGTGAATTTGCCGGCAAGCTGGCGCGTTTCGTCGAGTGTGTGCTGCCGGCGCTTGGTGAAGAAGATTCACGAATTCTCAGCGTGGCCGGTGAGCTGCTCCTGTTGCTGCGGCAGCCGGCGGTTGATATCGGGCAGGTCCAGGCGCTCTTTGGCAGCCTGACGTACCAGGCTGTGTTCGCGGCCGAGGAGCAGGTCGAGATCAAGGGCTCCCTGCTCAAGTTGCTGCACCTGATTATTGAAAACATCGGCGAACTGAGTACGGACGACAGTTGGCTCAAGGGGCAGATCGACGGGCTGTTGGCCAGCGTGGCGCCGCCCTTGACCCTGCGCCATCTCGATGAAATGGAACGGCGCCTGCGTGATGTCATGGAGAAGCAGGGGCGTGCCAAATCGCGTTCGGTCGAAGCGCAAGCTGAAATGCGCCATATGCTTGCCGAGTTTATCGAGCGTTTGGGCGTAATGAACCAGTCGAGCACCGAGTTCGAGGGGCGGATCGAGGCCAGCGCCCGCCAGATCCAGCAGGTTTCCCGTATCGAGGATCTGAAGCCATTGCTCGACGACGTTATCGCGGCGACGCATGCGATGGCCGAGGAGACGGCAATCTCGCGCGAACAGTTGAAAGGTCTGCAGGAAAAGGTGGTGGTGACCGAGGCGGAGCTTATCCACCTGCATCAGGAACTGGATAGCGCCAGTGCCCTCGCCCGCCACGACCCGCTGACCGATGCCCTGAATCGCAAGGGGCTGGAGGAGGCGATGGATCGCGAAATTTCGAGTATGCGGCGCAAGGAAGCACCATTGTCGGTCAGCTTGCTCGACATCGATAATTTCAAGAAGCTCAACGACAGTCTCGGTCACGAGGCCGGCGATCGTGCCTTGGTTCATCTGGCCGATGTGGCGCGGCGCAGCATGCGGCCGAGCGATACGCTGGCCCGCTATGGTGGTGAAGAGTTCGTGGTCGTCATGCCGGATACGAAGCTTGAACAGGGCATCGAGGCCATGGCCCGCCTGCAGCGGGAACTGACCAAGGCGATCTACATGGCGGGGAATGAAAAGATCCTGATCACCTTCAGCGCCGGGGTTGCCCAACTGGCTGTCGACGAGTCCGCTACCGACGCCATCCGGCGCGCCGACCAGGCGATGTACCTGGCCAAACGCGCCGGCAAGAACCGCGTGATGGGCGGCTGA